The Candidatus Flexicrinis affinis genome has a segment encoding these proteins:
- a CDS encoding IclR family transcriptional regulator: MSRPVQSVERALGILELLGNADYHLGISEIAEASDLPLSTAHRLLSTLMQMGYVEQNPETNKYTLGVRILQLRGAAIGHLTLGVHAMPIMKALMNRVNETVHLAILNEGEVVYIERVEGLKTQGMYTRIGKRAPAHCTALGKVILAFTPQHVWYDEVVNRRGLKRFSPTTITTEAGLINELSCIRQQGYAVDNGETGEVVRCVAGPIYDYTGGVVAALSVSGPQAQVTTARVPELSKAVLWACHAISEKLGYRKE, translated from the coding sequence ATGTCGCGTCCGGTACAGTCTGTTGAACGTGCATTAGGCATTCTCGAACTGCTCGGGAACGCAGACTATCATCTCGGCATCTCCGAGATCGCCGAAGCCAGCGACCTCCCCTTATCGACCGCCCACCGCCTGCTCTCCACGCTTATGCAGATGGGTTACGTCGAGCAAAACCCGGAGACGAACAAGTACACCCTCGGCGTTCGCATCTTGCAGCTTCGCGGCGCGGCTATCGGCCACTTGACTCTCGGTGTCCATGCCATGCCGATCATGAAGGCGCTGATGAACAGGGTCAACGAGACCGTCCATCTCGCCATCCTCAACGAAGGCGAAGTCGTGTACATCGAACGCGTCGAAGGGCTGAAGACTCAGGGCATGTACACCCGCATCGGCAAGCGTGCGCCCGCCCACTGTACCGCGCTTGGCAAGGTCATACTCGCCTTCACGCCGCAGCACGTGTGGTACGACGAAGTGGTCAACCGGCGCGGACTCAAGCGGTTCTCGCCGACGACCATCACGACCGAAGCGGGCCTGATAAACGAGCTGAGCTGCATTCGTCAGCAGGGCTACGCTGTGGACAACGGCGAAACCGGCGAGGTCGTTCGGTGCGTCGCGGGACCGATCTACGACTATACCGGCGGGGTCGTCGCCGCGCTCAGCGTGTCCGGCCCTCAGGCGCAGGTGACAACCGCGCGCGTCCCTGAGTTGAGCAAGGCCGTCTTGTGGGCATGCCACGCCATTTCCGAGAAGCTGGGCTACCGCAAGGAGTAA